In Priestia megaterium NBRC 15308 = ATCC 14581, the following proteins share a genomic window:
- a CDS encoding YpzG family protein yields MNDKNQVDQHSELFRHNWTRPKRSKSQVNGHTEMSQTNIILRSNAKAHRW; encoded by the coding sequence ATGAATGATAAAAATCAAGTAGATCAGCATTCAGAACTATTCCGCCACAACTGGACGAGACCGAAGCGTTCAAAGTCCCAAGTAAATGGACATACAGAGATGTCTCAAACGAACATCATCTTGCGAAGTAATGCAAAAGCTCATCGTTGGTAA